Proteins found in one Sulfuricurvum sp. IAE1 genomic segment:
- a CDS encoding histidinol-phosphatase produces MKVDLHNHTVLCNHATGSVNEYVETAIACGTEYFGFSDHAPMHYDPEYRMRFEEMDRYEAWIREAQERYGGRITVLAGYEVDYLPGYMDDRVLERPCDYLIGSVHFIDDWGFDNPEFIGRYEGMDLDTVYRRYFGLIEAMAKSGRFDIVGHLDLLKVFKFLPQTDIRLLAKEALKAIKKADMAVEINVAGWRKPINESYPSPSLLAEIAELDIPITFGSDAHRPDQVGLYSDEAAAVARRFGYTKCALYRGRDRELINF; encoded by the coding sequence ATGAAAGTCGATCTTCACAACCATACGGTTTTGTGCAATCATGCAACGGGAAGCGTGAACGAATACGTCGAGACGGCGATTGCGTGCGGAACCGAATATTTCGGTTTTTCCGACCATGCGCCGATGCATTACGATCCCGAGTACCGGATGCGTTTCGAGGAGATGGACCGCTACGAAGCGTGGATACGCGAAGCGCAGGAGCGATACGGCGGGCGCATTACCGTTTTGGCGGGATACGAAGTCGATTATTTGCCGGGGTATATGGACGATCGGGTACTGGAACGCCCGTGCGATTACCTGATCGGCAGCGTCCATTTTATCGACGACTGGGGCTTTGACAACCCCGAATTCATCGGCCGTTACGAAGGGATGGACCTGGATACGGTCTATCGCCGCTATTTCGGCCTGATCGAAGCGATGGCAAAGAGCGGCCGTTTCGACATTGTCGGACATCTTGATTTGCTCAAGGTCTTCAAGTTTCTTCCCCAAACCGACATACGGCTGTTGGCCAAAGAGGCGCTCAAAGCGATCAAAAAAGCCGACATGGCGGTCGAAATCAACGTCGCGGGATGGCGGAAGCCGATCAACGAATCGTATCCTTCTCCTTCGCTGCTGGCCGAAATCGCCGAACTCGATATTCCGATCACGTTCGGTTCGGATGCCCACCGTCCCGACCAGGTAGGTCTTTACAGCGACGAGGCGGCAGCGGTCGCCCGAAGATTCGGGTACACAAAATGCGCACTATACCGGGGGCGTGATCGAGAATTGATTAATTTTTAA